In one Parageobacillus genomosp. 1 genomic region, the following are encoded:
- the hypF gene encoding carbamoyltransferase HypF, translating to MKIAQRIRIYGVVQGVGFRPFVFRSAKRWKLSGWVRNGESGVEIHVEGDVSAIRQFVQEITERPPSSAKITNLEIKDAAIQGASDFEILTSTRHDRPTVQIPADLAVCSACLSELFDPVNRRYLYPYINCTDCGPRYTVIERLPYDRPYTTMRAWPMCPACSAEYHEPTDRRFHAQPTACPECGPHYYVRWQEGEIYGDEKALKKMVELLRSGRIVAIKGLGGYHLACDAENEEAVWELRRRKRRGEKPFALMVKDIETAKTLIDISAEEEDLLTSSVRPIVLARARRLLPGVAPDNSDLGVMLPYTPLHHLLFHFDAPAVLVMTSANRSSEPIIYEDEEAIKALEGIADAWLIGERPIARRVDDSVVRVSPFGPTVLRRARGYAPLPVAKLPSDRPILAVGSDLKNTVTLVVNGQAIISQHLGDLMKYEAYMSFEQTVYDLLSMYDVSFEETIVAHDLHPDYRSTAFAHGLEAYQRIGIQHHRAHVASVLAERSAFEKQVVGVAFDGTGFGDDGAIWGGELFVGSVTKGLERCGHLRYAMLPGGDAAARVPLQALAGFFVDETELAMTIGKRLSFPERFFTAIKMVEKRLRTFPTTSVGRLFDAAAALLGFTGVISFEGQAAIWLEHLARTAPLEKVYPFPWDGKELDYRPLLKGMVEDRLNGKDVAVIARAFHRSIAEGVFRSVRSLGATYGIDTVVLSGGVFQNSLLLTDLKELFLKSDMHVWIGERVPPNDGGISLGQAALVAATRSSS from the coding sequence GTGAAAATAGCGCAGCGTATTCGCATCTATGGTGTTGTGCAAGGGGTTGGTTTTCGTCCTTTTGTCTTTCGTTCCGCAAAACGGTGGAAGCTCAGCGGATGGGTGCGCAATGGAGAAAGCGGCGTGGAGATTCATGTGGAAGGAGATGTGAGCGCCATTCGACAATTTGTTCAAGAAATTACGGAGCGCCCCCCTTCTTCAGCGAAAATAACCAATTTGGAAATCAAGGATGCGGCTATACAAGGAGCGTCTGATTTTGAAATTTTGACAAGCACGCGCCATGATCGGCCGACGGTGCAAATTCCTGCGGATCTTGCAGTCTGTTCGGCATGTTTGTCGGAACTATTCGATCCGGTTAACCGCCGCTATCTTTATCCGTACATCAATTGCACGGATTGCGGCCCTCGGTATACGGTCATTGAGCGTCTACCATATGACCGTCCTTATACAACGATGCGCGCGTGGCCCATGTGCCCGGCTTGTTCGGCAGAATATCATGAGCCGACAGATCGCCGGTTTCATGCCCAGCCGACTGCTTGCCCCGAATGCGGTCCTCATTATTATGTTCGGTGGCAGGAAGGGGAAATTTATGGTGATGAAAAAGCATTGAAAAAAATGGTAGAGCTCCTCCGTTCCGGGCGCATCGTAGCGATCAAAGGGCTTGGTGGTTATCATTTGGCGTGTGATGCTGAAAACGAAGAAGCGGTATGGGAGCTTAGAAGGCGAAAACGCCGCGGCGAAAAACCGTTCGCATTGATGGTGAAAGATATCGAGACGGCAAAAACCCTTATCGATATATCAGCGGAAGAAGAGGATCTCCTTACATCGTCCGTCCGTCCCATCGTATTGGCGCGGGCGCGCCGATTGCTCCCGGGAGTAGCGCCTGATAATTCCGATTTAGGGGTGATGCTTCCGTATACCCCTCTCCATCATTTACTGTTTCACTTCGATGCCCCGGCTGTGCTCGTCATGACGAGTGCCAACCGTTCTAGTGAACCGATCATCTATGAAGATGAAGAAGCGATCAAGGCGCTTGAAGGGATTGCTGACGCGTGGCTTATTGGAGAACGTCCTATTGCCCGCCGCGTCGATGATTCCGTTGTTCGCGTCAGCCCATTTGGCCCTACCGTACTTCGGCGGGCGAGGGGGTATGCGCCGCTTCCTGTTGCCAAATTGCCCAGCGATCGGCCAATTCTTGCCGTCGGATCCGACTTGAAAAACACCGTCACATTAGTGGTGAATGGACAGGCGATCATTAGCCAGCATTTAGGGGATTTGATGAAATACGAAGCATATATGTCATTTGAGCAAACGGTCTACGACCTTTTGTCGATGTATGATGTTTCATTCGAGGAAACGATTGTGGCGCATGATCTTCATCCTGATTATCGTTCTACCGCCTTTGCTCACGGTCTAGAAGCTTATCAACGTATCGGCATTCAGCACCACCGTGCTCATGTGGCGTCCGTGCTGGCGGAGCGAAGCGCTTTTGAAAAACAAGTGGTTGGAGTTGCGTTCGATGGAACCGGATTTGGGGATGATGGAGCAATCTGGGGTGGCGAACTGTTTGTCGGAAGCGTCACAAAAGGATTAGAACGGTGTGGCCATCTTCGTTACGCCATGCTTCCTGGCGGGGATGCGGCGGCTCGTGTCCCGCTTCAAGCGTTGGCTGGTTTCTTTGTGGATGAGACAGAATTGGCCATGACCATCGGAAAGCGGCTTTCGTTCCCTGAACGTTTTTTCACGGCGATAAAGATGGTAGAAAAACGATTGCGCACCTTTCCTACGACGTCTGTTGGCCGATTGTTTGACGCAGCAGCTGCCCTTTTAGGATTTACCGGCGTCATTTCGTTTGAAGGTCAGGCAGCCATTTGGCTCGAGCATTTAGCTCGTACAGCTCCATTAGAGAAGGTATATCCTTTTCCATGGGACGGAAAAGAGCTTGACTACCGTCCTCTTTTGAAGGGAATGGTGGAAGACCGTTTGAACGGTAAAGATGTGGCGGTTATTGCTCGCGCGTTTCATCGAAGCATCGCCGAAGGCGTATTTAGAAGTGTTCGTTCTTTAGGAGCGACCTATGGGATTGACACAGTTGTGTTATCCGGCGGCGTATTTCAAAATTCGCTTTTGTTAACCGATTTGAAGGAGTTGTTTCTTAAAAGCGATATGCACGTTTGGATCGGCGAAAGGGTTCCGCCTAACGACGGCGGCATTAGTCTCGGGCAGGCGGCGCTCGTGGCGGCAACGCGTTCGAGTTCATGA
- the hypD gene encoding hydrogenase formation protein HypD, with protein sequence MKYVDEFRDPELIRKISEEIHRLVDPNYHYRFMEVCGGHTFSIFRFGLQNLLPENIELVHGPGCPVCILPMGRMDDGLSIAQQPNVIFTAFGDVMRVPGKHGTPLELKARGADIRMVYSPLDALKIALDHPDRQVVLFAIGFETTAPSTALTLMRARELDVSNFSVFSNHVLIIPAIQAILDSPDMRIDGFIGPGHVSSVIGAHPYEFIAKKYRKPIVISGFEPLDLLQSILMLVKQMREGRFEVENQYSRVVPSEGNISALDVMKEVFEIRPLFEWRGLGTIPQSALKLRPEFAKWDAEVRFQIEGARVNDPQMAQCGEVLKGVLKPHQCKLFGKECTPEHPVGALMVSSEGACAAYYHYVHLQDTVGK encoded by the coding sequence ATGAAATATGTTGACGAGTTTCGCGATCCAGAACTAATCCGCAAGATATCCGAAGAAATCCACCGTCTCGTCGATCCAAATTATCATTATCGTTTTATGGAAGTTTGCGGAGGACATACCTTTTCTATTTTTCGATTTGGATTGCAAAATCTGCTGCCGGAAAATATTGAACTTGTTCATGGACCGGGATGCCCTGTCTGTATTCTTCCAATGGGACGCATGGATGATGGACTGTCTATTGCCCAGCAGCCAAACGTCATTTTCACCGCTTTCGGTGATGTGATGCGTGTTCCCGGGAAGCATGGAACGCCTCTCGAACTAAAAGCTAGAGGGGCCGATATTCGCATGGTTTATTCTCCTTTAGATGCTTTAAAAATAGCGCTGGATCATCCTGATCGGCAAGTTGTGCTGTTTGCGATTGGTTTTGAAACGACCGCTCCGTCAACGGCATTGACGCTGATGCGCGCTCGTGAACTGGATGTGTCCAATTTTTCTGTATTTTCCAATCACGTCCTGATTATACCTGCGATTCAGGCGATTTTGGATTCTCCGGATATGCGCATTGACGGGTTTATTGGGCCTGGTCATGTTTCATCGGTAATCGGCGCCCATCCTTATGAATTTATCGCGAAAAAATACCGAAAACCTATAGTCATCTCCGGTTTTGAACCGCTCGATTTATTGCAATCGATCCTTATGCTTGTGAAACAAATGCGCGAAGGGCGGTTTGAAGTCGAAAATCAATATAGTCGTGTCGTTCCATCCGAAGGAAATATTTCAGCGCTTGACGTCATGAAAGAAGTTTTTGAAATTCGGCCTCTTTTCGAATGGAGGGGACTTGGGACAATTCCGCAGTCTGCGCTAAAATTGCGCCCTGAATTCGCTAAGTGGGATGCGGAGGTACGTTTCCAAATCGAAGGAGCCCGTGTGAACGATCCGCAAATGGCGCAATGTGGAGAAGTGTTAAAAGGTGTGTTAAAACCACATCAATGCAAACTGTTTGGCAAAGAATGCACTCCGGAACATCCTGTGGGCGCTCTCATGGTATCATCGGAAGGAGCATGCGCTGCCTATTACCATTACGTTCATTTGCAAGATACAGTGGGGAAATAA
- a CDS encoding MBL fold metallo-hydrolase, which translates to MPKEELRYGEDYKFIPATSVTSGMSVEIRPDLYCHTVQIVNICLVGDPDKKEFVLVDAGMPKSANDIIAVTEKRFGANSRPQAIILTHGHFDHVGAIIELVKHWNVPVYAHEAEMPYLTGKARYPEPDPSVEGGMVAKMSAFFPNEPIDLGDHVQALPSDGTVPHLPDFRWIHTPGHTPGHISLFRDRDRSLIAGDAFVTVRQDSLYKVFTQEMEISGPPRYYTTDWTAARESVKKLAALQPEAAITGHGVPVSGEKLREGLAKLASEFDRIAVPDYGKYVH; encoded by the coding sequence ATGCCAAAGGAAGAACTCCGTTACGGCGAGGATTATAAATTTATCCCTGCCACTTCGGTCACCAGCGGGATGAGCGTGGAAATACGGCCGGATTTATATTGCCATACGGTTCAAATTGTCAACATTTGCCTTGTCGGCGATCCTGACAAAAAAGAGTTTGTCCTGGTGGATGCCGGAATGCCAAAATCAGCGAACGATATCATCGCTGTCACCGAGAAGCGGTTTGGCGCCAACAGCCGACCGCAGGCGATCATCTTAACACACGGCCACTTTGACCACGTCGGGGCGATTATTGAACTTGTGAAACATTGGAACGTTCCTGTTTATGCTCATGAAGCAGAGATGCCTTATTTAACAGGAAAAGCGCGCTATCCGGAGCCAGACCCGTCGGTGGAAGGCGGAATGGTGGCGAAAATGTCAGCGTTTTTCCCAAATGAACCGATCGATTTAGGCGATCATGTTCAAGCGCTGCCTAGCGATGGCACGGTACCGCACTTGCCGGATTTCCGCTGGATTCATACGCCTGGACATACGCCAGGCCATATATCGCTGTTTCGCGACAGAGACCGCTCACTAATTGCCGGAGATGCGTTTGTCACCGTCCGCCAAGATTCCTTGTACAAAGTGTTCACGCAAGAAATGGAAATTAGCGGACCGCCGCGCTACTATACGACCGACTGGACCGCCGCTCGCGAATCGGTAAAGAAACTGGCGGCATTGCAGCCAGAAGCAGCTATTACAGGACATGGCGTGCCAGTATCAGGTGAAAAACTGCGGGAAGGATTAGCGAAGCTAGCAAGCGAGTTTGACCGGATCGCCGTGCCGGATTATGGAAAATATGTTCATTGA
- a CDS encoding HypC/HybG/HupF family hydrogenase formation chaperone, with amino-acid sequence MCLAIPGQIVEMFDDDHHYAVVDVCGVRRKINIDLLKKERLLLGDWVLIHVGFAMSKISEEQAAEQLRLLSMLDESDEAIEEVKGYQFDKEKV; translated from the coding sequence ATGTGTTTGGCTATTCCAGGCCAAATTGTAGAAATGTTTGATGATGATCATCATTATGCCGTGGTCGATGTTTGTGGTGTGCGCCGCAAAATTAACATTGACTTATTGAAAAAGGAGCGCCTCCTTCTTGGAGACTGGGTGCTCATTCACGTTGGATTTGCGATGAGCAAAATCAGTGAAGAACAGGCGGCCGAACAATTGAGATTGCTTAGCATGTTAGATGAATCGGACGAAGCGATAGAGGAAGTAAAAGGCTATCAATTTGATAAAGAAAAAGTTTGA
- a CDS encoding NHL repeat-containing protein has protein sequence MDTIRLTAYPERWLGGPAPGGLTLPPAQPNRIHLYAPRGVYIDDDVVVVADSGNHRVLIWYGWPENDHAPADIVLGQPDFETEGPKLFHLPTGVAVIEGKLFVADAWHHRLLIWETLPKINNQPPDYVLGQADLSETSPNRGGKVSPMGFYWPYGFAYINGWFYVADTGNRRVLGWKGLPEDDRVPDLILGQPNGYANSENRGKGVGMDTYRWPHAIAGDRNTLYVADAGNHRVLGYTPPPEIDRPADLVLGQQDFTQSFELPHVPQGPRRFRFPYGIALCGNLLAVADTANSRILLFTELPRKGAYHPASYVIGQADFEGMGENRWQAVTRDSLCWPYGIWCHQHRLAIADSGNNRVIIWRLEFR, from the coding sequence ATGGATACGATTAGGTTGACCGCTTATCCTGAACGGTGGTTGGGGGGACCGGCCCCGGGTGGTCTTACGTTGCCTCCGGCTCAGCCAAACCGGATTCATCTTTATGCGCCGCGTGGAGTGTATATAGACGATGATGTTGTAGTGGTGGCCGACAGCGGCAACCATCGCGTGCTCATTTGGTACGGTTGGCCGGAGAACGATCATGCGCCGGCTGACATCGTTTTAGGTCAGCCTGATTTTGAAACAGAGGGACCAAAACTGTTTCATCTCCCAACTGGTGTTGCGGTCATTGAAGGAAAGCTATTTGTCGCAGATGCGTGGCACCATCGTCTGCTCATTTGGGAAACATTGCCGAAAATAAATAACCAACCTCCCGATTATGTTTTAGGACAGGCCGATTTGTCCGAAACATCCCCTAATCGGGGAGGAAAAGTCAGTCCGATGGGATTTTATTGGCCATATGGTTTTGCTTACATTAATGGATGGTTTTACGTAGCTGATACGGGAAATCGCAGAGTTTTAGGGTGGAAAGGTTTGCCGGAAGATGACCGTGTTCCCGATTTGATTCTTGGACAACCCAATGGTTATGCGAACAGCGAAAATCGGGGAAAAGGCGTAGGAATGGATACATATCGCTGGCCTCATGCTATTGCCGGCGATAGAAATACGTTATATGTTGCGGATGCGGGCAATCACCGGGTCCTCGGTTACACGCCACCTCCAGAGATAGATCGGCCAGCTGATTTAGTTCTCGGTCAACAAGATTTTACTCAATCATTTGAACTTCCCCATGTCCCGCAAGGTCCCCGGCGATTTCGGTTTCCTTACGGGATCGCGCTATGCGGCAATTTGCTTGCGGTGGCAGATACGGCCAACAGCCGCATCCTTCTTTTTACTGAGTTGCCGCGAAAAGGCGCGTATCATCCTGCTTCGTACGTTATTGGTCAGGCGGATTTCGAAGGGATGGGAGAAAACCGCTGGCAAGCCGTAACAAGGGATTCACTATGCTGGCCGTACGGGATTTGGTGTCATCAACATCGGCTGGCCATCGCTGATTCGGGAAATAACCGCGTCATCATTTGGCGTCTTGAATTCAGATAA
- a CDS encoding IS200/IS605 family accessory protein TnpB-related protein, with protein MKTVRGMKIVSNDEAQLRSLDELMRVFGSAKRYAFNRLLEGRNAKDIIKHLPRPFRLNKRFAEDAVLLAQSLISSQRELLPIRLEDVQAKIEKTEKKIDEYQHGRKTPKKVDLPTCLAGLHRRLEKLKSKEAELKHHLDQGTIPRVIFGGKQNFYKRLKGNITNEEWKDLRSNQLYARGDKSKKGNLNIRLVYDDHTDECYVEIANPLGQQKGKHAPRLRLLVSVPEKYEEEIIDLVMGEPVGVNAKGKPIIEYRSYTVEIKRKNGEYYVHLIYEEEVYGRELAYDEPIQAERIAGIDINIDRIAVSIVSKQGNFLQSKVFYCHELEYVRANKRNNLIGETVRDVYDWLLQENVGAVVIESIQLRQRHDTDKRFNRLTHNFKKKKLTETIVRRGMRLGFRIKKVNPAYTSVIGRFKYMKKYGLYVHESAALVIGRRGLGYRERLPKELMDTIKTKVKRHLVAVLGSMEESYKQSKSGKKQRQYIAMMLRKIENFKQEHEWSLWNILHQFCWLNQYQIQLKEV; from the coding sequence ATGAAAACGGTTCGGGGGATGAAAATCGTTTCCAATGATGAAGCACAACTTCGTTCATTAGATGAGTTGATGCGCGTCTTTGGTTCCGCGAAGCGATACGCGTTCAACCGTTTGCTGGAGGGAAGGAACGCAAAAGACATCATTAAGCACCTTCCGCGCCCATTTCGGCTTAACAAACGGTTTGCCGAAGATGCGGTCTTGCTTGCTCAATCGCTGATTTCTTCCCAACGTGAGCTGCTTCCAATAAGGCTGGAGGATGTGCAAGCGAAAATCGAAAAAACCGAAAAGAAAATCGATGAGTATCAACATGGTAGAAAAACACCGAAAAAAGTCGATCTTCCAACGTGTTTAGCCGGATTACACCGACGATTAGAAAAACTGAAATCCAAAGAAGCCGAGCTAAAGCACCATCTCGACCAAGGAACGATTCCACGTGTGATTTTTGGCGGAAAACAAAACTTTTACAAGCGCTTGAAAGGAAACATCACGAACGAAGAATGGAAAGATTTGCGCTCCAATCAGTTGTATGCCAGAGGCGATAAAAGCAAAAAAGGAAATTTAAATATTCGCCTCGTGTATGACGATCACACTGATGAATGTTATGTAGAAATTGCGAATCCACTTGGACAACAAAAAGGAAAACACGCTCCCCGCTTGAGGTTACTTGTGTCTGTACCTGAAAAATATGAAGAGGAAATCATCGATCTCGTCATGGGAGAACCAGTCGGAGTAAACGCAAAAGGAAAGCCCATTATCGAATATCGATCATATACCGTTGAAATCAAACGCAAAAACGGGGAATATTACGTTCATCTCATCTATGAAGAAGAGGTATATGGCAGGGAACTTGCCTATGATGAACCGATTCAAGCGGAACGGATCGCTGGGATTGATATCAATATTGATCGAATCGCCGTAAGCATCGTTTCAAAACAAGGAAACTTTCTTCAATCAAAGGTGTTTTACTGTCATGAACTGGAATACGTAAGAGCGAATAAGAGAAATAACCTCATTGGTGAAACGGTGCGCGATGTATATGACTGGCTGCTTCAAGAGAATGTTGGGGCAGTCGTCATCGAAAGCATTCAACTGAGGCAGCGGCACGATACAGACAAACGATTCAATCGCCTCACCCATAATTTTAAAAAGAAAAAGCTGACGGAAACGATCGTTCGTCGGGGAATGCGGCTTGGGTTTCGCATCAAAAAAGTGAATCCGGCGTACACAAGTGTTATCGGTCGTTTCAAGTATATGAAAAAATATGGGCTATACGTTCATGAAAGTGCCGCTTTGGTGATTGGCAGACGAGGATTAGGGTATCGTGAACGATTGCCAAAAGAACTCATGGACACCATAAAAACGAAAGTGAAACGCCATTTGGTTGCCGTGTTAGGGTCGATGGAAGAATCCTACAAGCAATCGAAAAGCGGCAAGAAACAACGCCAATATATCGCGATGATGTTACGTAAAATCGAGAATTTCAAACAAGAGCATGAATGGTCATTATGGAACATATTGCACCAATTCTGCTGGCTGAACCAGTATCAAATTCAACTGAAGGAGGTGTAG
- the hypE gene encoding hydrogenase expression/formation protein HypE, giving the protein MKTAKVHFTDSCIELAHGAGGKASRRLIEGLLVPYMMGDKPTELNDAAYVDADGCRLAFTADSFVVNPRVFPGGSIGELAVNGTINDLAMGGAKPLALVTTLILEAGLATSELEREVAAIAKAAQRAGVPVVGGDTKVVEHGKADGLFITTAGIGLTDPRVSLSAKNVQPGDQVILSGPIGDHGITVLLARGELDLEADLTSDTRPLWPFVSALIEGAAPGLRWLRDPTRGGVATALNELARDAQVAVMLDEEAIPVRPAVRGACEILGLDPLHIANEGQFLAIVSPEYADIALKTLRSVPGGEDAQRIGEIQAEPKKAVLARSRYGGTRMIDMLIGDPLPRIC; this is encoded by the coding sequence ATGAAGACTGCCAAAGTGCATTTTACTGATTCTTGCATTGAATTGGCCCATGGCGCCGGTGGGAAAGCAAGCCGAAGACTGATCGAAGGGCTGCTAGTTCCTTATATGATGGGGGACAAGCCGACAGAATTAAATGACGCGGCGTATGTTGACGCAGATGGATGCCGATTGGCGTTTACAGCAGATAGCTTTGTTGTCAATCCACGCGTCTTTCCGGGAGGGTCTATCGGCGAACTTGCCGTCAATGGAACGATAAACGATTTGGCGATGGGGGGAGCCAAACCGTTAGCTTTAGTGACTACACTTATTTTAGAAGCGGGGTTGGCGACATCGGAACTGGAGCGGGAAGTGGCGGCTATAGCTAAGGCGGCCCAACGCGCTGGAGTGCCTGTGGTCGGGGGCGATACGAAAGTAGTGGAACACGGGAAAGCGGACGGGCTGTTTATCACTACCGCCGGCATCGGCCTCACAGATCCACGCGTTTCTCTTTCAGCCAAAAACGTTCAACCGGGTGATCAAGTCATTCTGTCTGGTCCGATTGGAGACCATGGGATTACTGTTCTCTTGGCTAGAGGGGAATTGGATTTGGAAGCCGATCTTACTTCCGATACTCGTCCGCTCTGGCCGTTTGTATCAGCGCTTATTGAGGGGGCAGCTCCGGGGTTGCGATGGTTGCGCGATCCAACCCGCGGCGGCGTGGCGACGGCATTAAATGAATTAGCACGGGATGCTCAGGTGGCTGTTATGCTCGATGAAGAGGCAATTCCAGTACGCCCGGCAGTACGCGGTGCCTGTGAAATTTTAGGATTGGATCCCCTTCATATTGCGAATGAAGGGCAGTTTCTCGCCATCGTTTCGCCGGAATACGCCGATATCGCGTTAAAAACGCTGAGAAGCGTGCCAGGCGGAGAGGATGCGCAGCGCATCGGCGAAATACAGGCAGAACCAAAAAAAGCAGTTTTAGCACGTTCCCGGTATGGAGGCACGCGAATGATTGATATGCTGATCGGCGACCCATTGCCGCGTATCTGTTAA
- a CDS encoding NifU family protein encodes MKIQQEEDFQALAERVDRVLDSIKGLPEDARMKAMELKKAIEAFHEHALRKLVRMFRETEAGKELLLKAVEDPSIYAMFLMHGIIKQDLFTRVAAALEEVRPYMRSHGGGVELVKVEGKTVYVRLQGACSGCSLSAVTLKNGVEEAIKARVPEIENVVMVEEEVASGYLPFHVMDDTGNLEQNGWVQGPSISELEEGRPVCFSHEEHDVLLVRMDGKVMAFRNQCPHMGMPLDGGMVDGPIITCPWHGFRFDLSTGECMTAPHVQLEPFPVRVEDQKIWIRLG; translated from the coding sequence ATGAAAATTCAGCAAGAAGAGGATTTTCAAGCTTTGGCCGAACGGGTGGACCGGGTGTTGGACTCGATTAAGGGACTGCCAGAAGACGCTCGGATGAAGGCGATGGAATTGAAAAAAGCCATCGAAGCGTTTCACGAACATGCTCTTAGAAAGCTCGTCCGTATGTTTCGTGAAACGGAGGCGGGAAAAGAATTGCTGCTGAAGGCAGTAGAAGATCCTTCTATTTATGCGATGTTTTTGATGCATGGAATCATTAAACAAGATTTGTTTACCCGTGTCGCTGCCGCGCTTGAAGAAGTGCGTCCTTATATGCGTTCGCATGGCGGTGGCGTGGAACTAGTGAAAGTAGAAGGAAAGACGGTTTATGTCCGCCTCCAGGGAGCCTGCTCCGGTTGTTCACTATCTGCTGTGACGCTGAAAAACGGGGTTGAGGAAGCGATTAAAGCCCGCGTTCCAGAAATCGAAAATGTCGTCATGGTCGAAGAGGAAGTGGCCTCCGGCTACTTGCCGTTTCACGTTATGGATGATACCGGCAATTTAGAACAAAATGGATGGGTGCAAGGACCATCCATTTCAGAACTGGAAGAAGGCCGCCCTGTTTGCTTTTCGCATGAGGAGCACGACGTTTTGCTAGTGCGCATGGATGGAAAGGTAATGGCATTTCGCAATCAGTGTCCTCATATGGGGATGCCTCTTGACGGAGGAATGGTGGACGGCCCTATTATTACGTGTCCATGGCATGGCTTCCGTTTTGATTTATCAACCGGGGAATGCATGACGGCACCTCACGTGCAACTAGAACCATTTCCAGTGCGGGTGGAGGATCAGAAAATATGGATACGATTAGGTTGA
- a CDS encoding tetratricopeptide repeat protein, producing the protein MLQPQPIGVFPGAAGFFLLPPVPEADQFISLLLRGHFPDSWPESWRFFAAAIEGKSEEEVLTLLPEGPEAAYNRFILDPQAHTYTLAKEVVTGALSLLLDAVAWRLKLCETPPPLGDTTGEVRAFLLATQAYDAFQRKDWPTGLPLLFEAATIVEDVSPVFSARLYAEWAATKQMLGDHGKETVEGYQKALALLETSSFQEARAELWFQLGSVYQTGAEGRKGSLLEAARCYHEALKVYRKDSYPEEYATVHMNLALAYLAMPSLDHSAYLRTATAIQSLREALRIFKKDTHPELWASATVNLANALQHVKTSHLEENLWEAVALYEEVLEVRRPKDDPLGYARVLANQGNALAHLGAFSRAVPRLEEACRLFRTYGEHEAANAVEDILAEIAQMNRRMCEREEE; encoded by the coding sequence GTGCTGCAGCCACAGCCAATCGGTGTTTTTCCTGGAGCGGCAGGTTTTTTTCTTTTACCACCAGTTCCAGAAGCAGATCAATTCATATCCCTTCTTCTCCGCGGACATTTTCCCGATAGTTGGCCGGAGAGCTGGCGCTTTTTTGCTGCGGCGATTGAGGGAAAAAGCGAAGAAGAGGTTTTAACATTGTTGCCGGAAGGGCCGGAAGCTGCTTACAACCGTTTTATTTTAGATCCGCAAGCACATACGTATACTTTGGCCAAAGAAGTGGTCACAGGGGCTCTTTCCCTTCTTTTGGATGCAGTGGCGTGGCGCCTTAAATTGTGTGAAACTCCCCCGCCGCTTGGTGATACTACAGGAGAAGTACGGGCGTTTTTACTGGCAACTCAAGCGTACGACGCGTTTCAACGAAAAGATTGGCCGACGGGGCTTCCGCTTCTTTTCGAAGCCGCCACTATAGTCGAGGACGTGTCTCCTGTTTTTTCCGCTCGGCTTTATGCGGAATGGGCGGCGACAAAACAAATGCTTGGTGATCACGGAAAGGAAACGGTAGAAGGATACCAAAAAGCTCTCGCTCTTTTAGAAACGTCGTCCTTTCAGGAAGCTAGGGCTGAGCTGTGGTTTCAATTAGGCTCAGTGTATCAAACTGGAGCCGAAGGACGGAAAGGTTCTCTTCTAGAAGCGGCCAGATGTTATCATGAAGCACTGAAAGTATATCGAAAAGATAGTTATCCAGAAGAGTATGCAACTGTTCATATGAATCTTGCATTAGCGTATTTAGCCATGCCGTCTTTAGACCACAGCGCCTATTTGCGCACGGCGACAGCGATTCAGTCATTGAGAGAGGCTTTGCGCATTTTTAAAAAAGATACACACCCGGAACTTTGGGCAAGCGCCACGGTCAATCTAGCCAATGCACTGCAGCATGTGAAAACATCTCATCTCGAAGAAAATCTTTGGGAAGCGGTAGCTCTTTATGAAGAGGTGCTTGAAGTGCGCCGTCCTAAAGATGATCCGCTAGGATATGCCCGTGTCTTAGCCAATCAAGGGAATGCTTTGGCACATCTAGGCGCATTTTCTCGAGCAGTACCTCGATTGGAAGAGGCATGTCGATTGTTTCGTACATATGGAGAACATGAGGCAGCGAATGCCGTCGAAGACATATTAGCGGAAATTGCCCAAATGAACAGGAGAATGTGTGAAAGAGAGGAAGAATAG
- a CDS encoding Uxx-star family glutaredoxin-like (seleno)protein: MLELYGAKGCPYTRELRESLLWDENEFIEYDVEEDKEALKRLLALTGRGTVPVLVEDGRVIQVGVSGRGCVVALPSSMD, translated from the coding sequence ATGCTGGAACTTTATGGTGCGAAAGGATGTCCTTATACGAGGGAATTGCGAGAAAGTTTGTTATGGGACGAAAACGAATTTATAGAGTATGATGTCGAAGAAGACAAAGAAGCGTTAAAGCGGCTCCTTGCTTTGACGGGAAGAGGCACCGTCCCCGTCTTAGTGGAAGATGGGCGAGTCATTCAAGTAGGGGTTTCCGGCCGCGGGTGTGTTGTTGCGTTGCCGTCTTCAATGGATTAA